The following are from one region of the Mycolicibacterium diernhoferi genome:
- a CDS encoding NtaA/DmoA family FMN-dependent monooxygenase (This protein belongs to a clade of FMN-dependent monooxygenases, within a broader family of flavin-dependent oxidoreductases, the luciferase-like monooxygenase (LMM) family, some of whose members use coenzyme F420 rather than FMN.) yields MSPRRYMHLNLVANDINLHQGAYKYEQAHGIPERNTFERLLEYGRFGDEGLFTALFIGDIPGLNGSPAFDGGPAEPITALTAISQHTRHVGLIATASTTFYDPYNLARLLASLDQASDGRAGYNAVTSVIDQFAQNYSLEEHLDREARYRRADEFLDVLRALWDNRTVRRDPDGLTRFYAEPINHRGNRFQVAGALNIAPSRQGRPLIAQAGGSGPGIKVAAKHAEMVFTNSSTREGAAAYRESLDKALVEQGRAPGSVPPIPGLIPYLGRTAKEAEEKLHELDSHVNWEPIAPFALGQFGIEVPFEDIDDAFPTELLPRPEDVEKTIKSTFGNYVGLYNWIQERPEVTVREVVAQAVGRGGATHRKFVGSYDDLVEDFAAWHADGNVGGFNLMFSAGAQAIREFIDEVVPRLIERGIYRSTPHDRPLRERF; encoded by the coding sequence ATGAGCCCGCGGCGGTACATGCATCTGAACCTGGTGGCCAACGACATCAACCTGCACCAGGGTGCCTACAAGTACGAACAGGCGCACGGTATCCCCGAGCGCAACACCTTCGAACGGCTGCTGGAATACGGCCGATTCGGTGACGAGGGACTGTTCACCGCGCTGTTCATCGGCGACATTCCCGGTTTGAACGGGTCACCGGCCTTCGACGGTGGCCCGGCCGAACCGATCACCGCGCTTACCGCGATCTCCCAGCACACCCGCCACGTCGGGTTGATCGCCACGGCTTCCACCACCTTCTACGACCCATACAACCTGGCCCGGCTGCTGGCCTCACTCGACCAGGCGTCGGACGGCCGCGCCGGCTACAACGCGGTCACCTCGGTGATCGACCAGTTCGCGCAGAACTACAGCCTGGAAGAACATCTGGACCGCGAGGCCCGCTACCGGCGTGCCGACGAGTTCCTCGACGTGCTGCGCGCGCTGTGGGACAACCGGACGGTGCGCCGCGACCCCGACGGCCTGACCCGGTTCTACGCCGAGCCGATCAACCACCGCGGCAACCGGTTCCAGGTGGCCGGCGCACTCAACATCGCGCCGAGCCGGCAGGGCCGCCCACTGATCGCCCAGGCCGGCGGGTCGGGCCCCGGCATCAAGGTCGCCGCCAAGCACGCCGAGATGGTGTTCACCAACTCGTCCACCCGCGAGGGCGCCGCGGCCTACCGCGAGTCCCTGGACAAGGCGCTCGTCGAGCAGGGCCGCGCCCCGGGTTCGGTCCCGCCGATCCCCGGCCTCATCCCCTACCTCGGGCGCACCGCCAAGGAAGCCGAGGAGAAACTGCACGAACTGGACAGCCACGTGAACTGGGAACCGATCGCCCCGTTCGCATTGGGGCAGTTCGGCATCGAGGTCCCGTTCGAGGACATCGACGACGCGTTCCCCACCGAACTGCTGCCCCGTCCCGAGGACGTCGAGAAGACCATCAAGAGCACCTTCGGTAATTACGTCGGGCTGTACAACTGGATCCAGGAGCGTCCTGAGGTCACGGTCCGCGAGGTCGTCGCCCAGGCCGTCGGCCGCGGCGGTGCGACGCACCGCAAGTTCGTCGGCAGCTACGACGACCTGGTGGAGGACTTCGCGGCCTGGCATGCGGACGGCAACGTCGGGGGCTTCAACCTGATGTTCTCGGCGGGAGCGCAGGCCATCCGCGAGTTCATCGACGAGGTGGTGCCCCGTCTCATCGAGCGCGGAATCTACCGCTCCACGCCGCACGACCGGCCACTGCGGGAACGATTCTGA
- a CDS encoding TetR/AcrR family transcriptional regulator, with product MSADAAPKLTMRDRHRIMTRDQIMTSALEAFAERGYVATTVDDIVGRAGIGRATFYLHFDSKAAVLRELRNTRMTVWTEQDAPRGGPKGRPSVRSFFEKVVDFYTSAPELYTALHQARAADPEFAAAHRATMEADVAEWIRSDAMPGAGEAQLRLAIAMMYTMVDSFMHLWLVDGWPLDRDAAIEAMTDALYSTMR from the coding sequence ATGAGCGCCGACGCGGCACCGAAGCTCACGATGCGGGACCGGCACCGCATCATGACCCGTGACCAGATCATGACCTCCGCACTGGAGGCGTTCGCCGAACGCGGTTATGTCGCAACGACGGTCGATGACATCGTGGGGCGCGCGGGCATCGGCCGGGCGACGTTCTATCTGCATTTCGACAGCAAGGCCGCGGTGCTGCGGGAGCTGCGCAACACCCGGATGACGGTGTGGACCGAGCAGGACGCGCCGCGCGGCGGCCCCAAGGGTCGACCCTCGGTGCGATCGTTCTTCGAAAAGGTCGTCGACTTCTACACCTCCGCGCCCGAGCTCTACACCGCGCTGCACCAGGCCCGGGCCGCGGACCCGGAGTTCGCCGCCGCGCACCGCGCCACCATGGAAGCCGATGTGGCCGAATGGATTCGCTCCGATGCGATGCCCGGTGCCGGCGAAGCCCAACTGCGCCTGGCCATCGCGATGATGTACACCATGGTCGACTCGTTCATGCACCTGTGGCTGGTCGACGGGTGGCCGCTGGACCGGGACGCCGCCATCGAGGCCATGACCGACGCGCTGTACTCCACCATGCGCTGA
- a CDS encoding flavin-containing monooxygenase, translating to MSLGPPPAEYDADWVRAKYQTERDKRLRADGVDQFVEVTAGFSHYADDPYTERLERDPVTDHTQVLIIGGGLGSLIAAARLQEAGITDIRIVDTAGDFGGTWYWNRYPGAQCDIESYIYLPLLEELNYVPTERYAHGPEIRAHLQAIARHYGLYRNALLQTTVTGMTWNEITCHWEIGTDRGDRLTANLVAVSPGSLTRPKLPGIPGINEFGGHTFHTSRWDYDYTGGDESGNLTRLRDKQVGIIGTGATGLQCIPHLGRDAAQLYVFQRTPSTVAERDNRPTDPQWAAGLQPGWQRMRMENFTRVTCGVETDLDLTDDGWTRNALALTEPAVIRETARLGREMTPAEITEFLYRADWEAMERLRQRISDVVTDPKTAEALKPWFKLNCKRPGYHDDYLPTFNRPNVTLVDTDGAGVQRFTETAAVVAGVHYELDALIFATGFEVGTEFTRRLGFEIVGRDNVRLSDKWAKGMRTLHGLQSHGFPNCFFLGYTQSGVSPNYTHTAEERARHFTYLVSTWAQRGAATVEATSDAEEEWLAAMTAASEKPKAFYADCTPSYLSSEGEKDNPHGMLANNFGGKPTDFFDMLSAWRATGRLDGVEIS from the coding sequence ATGTCCCTCGGCCCCCCACCTGCGGAGTACGACGCCGACTGGGTCCGCGCGAAGTACCAGACCGAACGCGACAAACGCCTGCGCGCCGACGGCGTCGACCAGTTCGTCGAGGTCACCGCCGGCTTCTCGCACTACGCCGACGACCCCTACACCGAACGCCTGGAGCGCGACCCGGTCACCGATCACACCCAGGTGCTCATCATCGGCGGCGGGCTGGGCAGTCTGATCGCGGCGGCCCGGCTACAGGAAGCGGGCATCACCGACATCCGGATCGTGGACACCGCCGGCGACTTCGGGGGCACCTGGTACTGGAACCGCTACCCCGGCGCTCAGTGCGATATCGAGTCCTACATCTACCTGCCGCTGCTGGAGGAGCTCAACTACGTCCCGACCGAGCGCTACGCGCACGGCCCGGAGATCCGCGCGCACCTGCAGGCCATCGCCCGCCACTACGGGCTGTACCGAAACGCCCTGCTGCAGACCACCGTTACCGGCATGACCTGGAACGAGATCACCTGCCACTGGGAGATCGGCACCGACCGGGGCGATCGGCTCACCGCCAATCTGGTCGCCGTCTCCCCCGGATCGCTGACCAGGCCCAAACTTCCCGGCATCCCGGGCATCAACGAGTTCGGTGGCCACACCTTCCACACCAGCCGCTGGGACTACGACTACACCGGCGGCGACGAATCCGGAAACCTGACCCGGCTGCGGGACAAACAAGTCGGCATCATCGGCACCGGCGCGACCGGCCTGCAGTGCATCCCGCACCTCGGCCGAGACGCCGCGCAGCTCTATGTCTTTCAGCGCACCCCGAGCACCGTCGCCGAACGCGACAACCGCCCGACCGACCCCCAGTGGGCCGCCGGCCTGCAGCCCGGGTGGCAACGGATGCGGATGGAGAACTTCACCCGCGTCACCTGCGGCGTCGAAACCGACCTCGATCTCACCGACGACGGGTGGACCCGCAACGCGCTCGCTCTCACCGAGCCCGCCGTCATCCGGGAAACCGCCCGCCTGGGCCGGGAGATGACGCCTGCGGAGATCACCGAGTTCCTGTACCGCGCGGACTGGGAGGCCATGGAGCGCTTGCGCCAACGCATCAGCGACGTGGTCACCGACCCGAAGACCGCCGAAGCGCTCAAGCCCTGGTTCAAACTCAACTGCAAACGCCCCGGCTACCACGACGACTACCTGCCGACCTTCAACCGGCCCAACGTGACCCTCGTCGACACCGACGGCGCCGGCGTGCAACGGTTCACCGAGACCGCCGCCGTGGTCGCCGGGGTGCACTACGAACTCGACGCACTGATCTTCGCCACCGGCTTCGAGGTCGGCACCGAATTCACCCGCCGCCTGGGCTTCGAGATCGTCGGCCGCGACAACGTGCGCCTGTCCGACAAATGGGCCAAGGGCATGCGCACCCTCCACGGCCTGCAATCACACGGCTTCCCGAACTGTTTCTTCCTCGGCTACACCCAATCCGGGGTATCCCCCAACTACACCCACACCGCCGAGGAACGCGCGCGGCACTTCACCTATCTGGTCAGCACCTGGGCCCAGCGCGGCGCCGCCACCGTCGAGGCCACCAGCGACGCCGAAGAAGAGTGGCTGGCCGCGATGACCGCGGCCTCGGAGAAACCCAAGGCCTTCTACGCGGACTGCACGCCGAGCTACCTGAGCTCGGAGGGCGAAAAGGACAATCCACACGGCATGCTGGCCAACAACTTCGGCGGCAAACCCACCGACTTCTTCGATATGCTGAGCGCCTGGCGTGCCACGGGCCGCCTCGACGGGGTCGAGATCTCATGA
- a CDS encoding LysR family transcriptional regulator — translation MSRLDPLDHLSVFLEVARFKSFRAAADSLGVTPGAVSQAIASLERRVELPLFHRTTRHVSLTDEGQFLLQQISPAIDTIGSALEELSQWSRQPTGTLRLIIEPVAAKHVFEPVLPMLREGWPGLRLDVTVAEVHSNFAAAGFDAGIRIGSYIDPDMVAVQVSRPFNWVVLGSTEYFQAHGEPQTPEELPQHRCIGLRRDEQGDVYRWEFVSHGQSVRISPSAEITVNSGALMRRLAVKGEGLIYSSMLHASDEIEQGLLHPTLSSYTPGGECLYLYFPEVNRNQPKLRALVECCERLAIREEA, via the coding sequence ATGTCTCGCCTCGACCCGCTCGACCACCTCTCGGTCTTCTTGGAAGTCGCCAGGTTCAAGAGTTTCCGCGCGGCAGCCGACAGCTTGGGCGTAACCCCTGGGGCGGTCAGCCAAGCGATCGCCAGCCTGGAGCGCCGAGTCGAACTTCCGCTCTTCCACCGGACGACGCGGCATGTCTCTCTGACCGATGAGGGCCAGTTCCTCCTGCAGCAAATCAGCCCCGCCATCGATACGATCGGGTCCGCCCTCGAGGAACTGTCGCAGTGGAGTCGTCAGCCGACGGGGACCCTGCGATTGATCATCGAACCTGTCGCTGCGAAACACGTTTTCGAACCCGTGTTACCGATGCTCAGGGAGGGGTGGCCTGGCCTTCGGCTCGATGTCACTGTTGCCGAAGTTCATTCCAACTTTGCCGCGGCCGGATTCGACGCGGGCATCAGAATCGGGTCATACATCGATCCCGATATGGTCGCCGTACAGGTGTCACGACCTTTCAATTGGGTCGTTCTCGGTTCCACCGAATACTTTCAGGCTCACGGAGAGCCACAAACACCCGAGGAACTCCCGCAACATCGTTGCATCGGTCTCCGGCGCGATGAGCAGGGTGATGTCTATCGGTGGGAGTTCGTCAGCCACGGACAGAGTGTGCGGATCTCGCCCAGTGCGGAGATCACCGTCAACAGCGGCGCCCTCATGCGGCGCCTGGCGGTGAAAGGTGAAGGGCTGATCTACTCCTCGATGCTTCACGCGTCGGACGAGATCGAACAAGGCCTTCTCCATCCGACCCTGAGCAGCTACACGCCAGGCGGAGAATGCCTGTACCTGTACTTCCCGGAAGTCAACCGCAACCAACCCAAGCTGCGCGCTCTCGTCGAGTGCTGTGAGCGGTTGGCAATCCGCGAAGAGGCCTGA
- a CDS encoding type 1 glutamine amidotransferase domain-containing protein has translation MESSASPDAPERVLVVVSSHDTKGAGQVAGFWFPELTHPVEVYDKAGFEVDIASPQGGLAPFDGFDLQDPVNQWFWTNPEYRNKLGNTLKLSEVDPSRYDAVQLTGGHGPMWDFTQNTDLNDIVRGIYEDGGVVSAVCHGPAGLLDISLSNGESLIAGRHLTGFTNEEEVSRGYDQLVPFELETALKDRGAVFESAPAFQNRVVTDGRLVTGQNPASAHDFGQAVVAAVDAGSSS, from the coding sequence GTGGAGTCATCAGCAAGTCCCGATGCGCCCGAACGGGTCCTGGTGGTGGTGTCGAGCCACGACACCAAGGGAGCGGGGCAGGTGGCGGGTTTCTGGTTCCCCGAGTTGACGCATCCGGTGGAGGTCTACGACAAAGCCGGCTTCGAGGTGGACATTGCCAGCCCGCAAGGTGGCCTCGCGCCCTTCGATGGCTTCGACCTGCAAGACCCTGTGAATCAATGGTTCTGGACGAATCCGGAATACCGCAACAAGCTGGGCAACACGCTCAAGCTCTCCGAAGTCGACCCCTCGCGGTACGACGCCGTTCAACTCACGGGCGGTCATGGGCCCATGTGGGACTTCACCCAGAACACTGACCTGAATGACATCGTGCGCGGGATCTACGAGGATGGCGGGGTGGTGAGCGCGGTGTGCCACGGCCCGGCGGGATTGCTCGATATTTCCTTGAGCAATGGTGAGAGCCTGATCGCCGGAAGGCATCTCACCGGCTTCACCAACGAAGAGGAAGTCTCTCGGGGTTACGACCAATTGGTGCCCTTCGAACTGGAGACCGCGCTCAAAGATCGCGGTGCCGTATTCGAGAGTGCGCCGGCCTTCCAGAATCGGGTCGTCACCGATGGAAGACTCGTGACCGGCCAGAATCCTGCCTCCGCCCACGACTTCGGCCAAGCTGTCGTCGCCGCGGTCGATGCGGGCAGCAGCTCGTGA
- a CDS encoding MFS transporter, which produces MEDLSLNYTQAGALSSVAGLASGIALLCGGVITSKWGPKNVLLWGLAGGVIGLLLFAYADSYTVAMIARVISGAAAGFLFVGTYTVAVNWFQQSKETGRALGIMATGDGTGLLFALYIFASVLTLLGWRSGLVAGAIGLVVVFVVVLFVVPGGVRSEAGVQAEEAVSTGTSPRPGLFASVMRRGVIVAAIFAIGTTGLFTLLAAWMPAVLVEGAGWSESTAGLVASSFAVVGISTALLGGFVSDRIGRKPVLVAGGFAGSLGVAGTAVALVAGNYSMVAVCIPIIGLGIYLAFPVAVALAVESTEPEYVGAANGLVLGSGYIVGGFIYPLALGSIKDATGDYAVGFYSLTVATFILCAIAPLFSQKKEQAEQPGAGDLRGTDRHDLEPQP; this is translated from the coding sequence ATGGAAGACCTGTCCTTGAATTACACGCAGGCAGGTGCGCTTTCATCAGTGGCGGGGCTTGCTTCCGGCATCGCCCTCCTTTGCGGTGGCGTGATCACGTCGAAGTGGGGACCCAAGAACGTCCTTCTGTGGGGCCTGGCCGGTGGAGTGATCGGTCTACTGCTGTTCGCATACGCGGATAGCTACACGGTGGCGATGATCGCTCGTGTCATCAGCGGCGCCGCAGCCGGATTCCTTTTCGTCGGAACCTACACCGTCGCGGTCAACTGGTTTCAGCAGTCAAAAGAGACCGGTAGGGCACTCGGCATCATGGCGACTGGTGACGGGACAGGGCTGTTGTTCGCGCTGTACATCTTCGCGTCGGTGCTGACCCTGTTGGGTTGGCGTAGCGGACTTGTGGCCGGCGCAATCGGTCTCGTCGTGGTGTTTGTGGTCGTTCTCTTTGTCGTCCCAGGGGGCGTGCGGTCGGAAGCCGGCGTGCAGGCCGAAGAGGCTGTGTCGACCGGGACGTCCCCGCGTCCAGGGCTGTTTGCCTCGGTTATGCGCCGCGGCGTGATAGTCGCAGCAATCTTCGCTATCGGAACCACGGGCCTGTTCACTCTCCTCGCTGCCTGGATGCCTGCCGTACTGGTGGAGGGCGCCGGCTGGTCGGAGTCAACCGCGGGTCTGGTTGCATCCTCGTTCGCCGTAGTCGGTATCAGCACCGCGCTACTGGGAGGCTTCGTCTCCGACCGTATTGGTCGCAAACCGGTGTTGGTCGCGGGCGGGTTCGCAGGAAGCCTGGGAGTGGCAGGTACCGCTGTAGCTCTGGTCGCCGGGAACTACTCGATGGTCGCAGTCTGCATTCCGATCATCGGCCTGGGCATCTATCTGGCTTTCCCGGTGGCCGTGGCGCTCGCCGTCGAGTCCACCGAGCCGGAATACGTCGGCGCCGCCAACGGCCTGGTGCTGGGTTCCGGATACATCGTGGGTGGCTTCATCTACCCGCTCGCGCTGGGCAGTATCAAGGACGCGACCGGCGACTACGCCGTCGGGTTCTACTCGCTCACTGTCGCGACATTCATCCTCTGTGCGATAGCTCCCTTGTTCAGCCAGAAGAAGGAACAGGCAGAGCAGCCCGGTGCGGGCGACCTGCGCGGCACGGATCGACACGATCTCGAACCGCAGCCGTAA